The Candidatus Flexicrinis proximus sequence CAAGCCCGTCCACCGGCGCATTCTGTACGCCATGTATGACATGAACATCCGCCCAGGCACCGCCTACAAGAAATCGGCGCGTATCGTCGGCGAGGTGTTGGGCAAGTACCACCCGCATGGCGACTCCTCGGTCTATGAAGCGATGGCCCGCATGGCGCAGGACTTCAGCCTGCGCTACCTGCTGGTCGACGGTCAGGGGAACTTCGGCAGCCTGGACGGGGACAGCCCGGCGGCGATGCGATATACCGAGGCGCGTATGTCGCGTATTGGCGACGAGCTGATGTCGGACATCGCCATGGATACCGTCGACTTCGGCGACAACTACGACGGCACGCAGCAGGAACCGCTGGTGCTGCCTGCGCGCATCCCGAACCTGCTGGCTAACGGCGTGACCGGTATCGCGGTCGGTATGGCGACCAGTATCCCGCCGCATAATCTGCGTGAGCTTGCCGCGGCGATCACCCATTTGATCGACAATTACGACCGGGTCGAAGAGGTTACGGTCGATGATCTGATGCAGTTCGTCAAAGGCCCGGATTTCCCGTCCGGTGGTATTGTGATCGCCAACGACGAGCTGAAAGAAGCCTACGCCACCGGCAAGGGCCGCGTCGTGATGCGGGCGGCGTCCGACATCGAAGAGGGCAAGGACGGCACGTTCCGCGTTGTCTTCAAGAGCTTCCCCTATCAGATCAGCAAAATCGGCATTATCGAGAAGATCGTCCAGCTCGTGCGCGAAGGCCGCCTGCAGGGCATCCGCGATCTGCGCGATGAGTCCGACCGCGACGGCCAGCGCCTGGTCGTCGATCTGAAGAAGGGTGCCCAGCCCGATCTGGTCAAGAACCAGCTGTTCAAGTACACGCCGCTGCAGTCCACCTTCAGCATCCAGATGCTGGCGCTGGCCAACGGCGAACCGCGCACCCTCAGCCTGCGCCGCCTGCTGCAAATCTTCATCGAACACCGTTACGAAGTGATCGTTCGCCGCTCCGAGTTCGAGCTTAGGAAGAAGCAGGCGCGCGCGCACATCCTCGAAGGGCTGCTCAAGGCGCTGAGCAACCTCGACGCGATCATCAACGTGATCCGCAGCGCCAACGATGCCGAAGAAGCCCGCCAGACGCTGATGAGCCGCTTCGACCTCAGCCAGCTTCAGGCTGACGCGATCCTTGAAATGCAGCTTCGCCGCCTTGCCGCGTTGGAACGGATGAAAGTCACCGACGAATTCAACGAAGTCATGGCGCGCATCACGTATCTCGAAGAACTGCTGGCCAGCCCGACCCAGATTCGCGCGCTGATCCGCGAGGATATCAATAACGTCTCCGACGAGTATGGCGATAAGCGGCGCACCGAGATCGACTTCAGCGATGCCGACTTCGACGAAGACGAGCTGCACCGTGAAGAAGAAGTCGTGATCTCGCTCTCGGTCAATGGCTACATCAAGCGCGTGCCGGCCCGCGAATACCGCGCGCAGAAACGCGGCGGGAAGGGGATGTCCGGCATGGCCTTCCGATCCGAAGAAGACGTGCTGGTCGATGCCTTCGCGTGCAGCAGCCTCGATTACCTGCTGTTCTTTACCAGCAACGGACGCGTCTACAGCAAGAAGGCGTATAAGGTGCCGGAGACCGGCCGCGCCAACAAGGGCAGCCTGATCCACGCCATTTTGCCGCTCGAAGCCGATGAGCGCGTCACCGCCGTCGTCAATATCGATACCTTCGACCGTCCCGAAGGGGAGCGGGCTTATTTCGTGATGGCGACGCGCAACGGCAAGATCAAGCGTGTCGAACTGAGCGAACTGCGCTCCGTGCGCCCGTCCGGCATCATCGCCATCACCCTGATCGACGGCGATACGCTCGGTTGGGTCAAATATACAGATGGCAAGCAGCAGATTATGCTGGCGACAGAATTCGGCCAGAGCATCCGCTTCAACGAGTTGACCGTCCGCGTGACGGGTCGCGGCTCGATCGGCGTCAACTCGATCAAGCTGGATGAGAACGACAGCGTGGTCGGCATGGACGTGATCAAGCCGGAACATACCCACGTCCTGGTCATCACGCGCAATGGTTTCGGTAAGCGCACCAGCCTGGACGAATACCGGGCACAGGGGCGCTATGGCAGCGGCATCCGAACGCTCAAGAGCACCGAAAAGACCGGGCCGGTGGTCGCCATGCGCTGCATCACCGCCGAGGACGAGATCGTCGTGTTGACCAAAGGCGGCACGGTGCTCAGGACCTCGCAAAGTTCGATCCGCGACGTTGGCCGTAACACGCAGGGCGTCCGCGTCATCCGCGTAGCCGACGACGATGAAGTGATCGGCATGGCGATCCTGACCGAAGCCGAGGATGAAACGGAGATCGTCGGCGAGGGTGAGAACGGTGCCGCTGAAAACGGCAATGGCCTGGCACACGATGCCGACGGGGTGGTGATCGCCGAGGTCGTCGAGCCATCATCCAATGGCAACGGGAACGGCCACGACAGCGACAACGGCGTGAGCTAACCTGCCGGCCTCGAACGGGTAGACGCCGCCTCAAAGTAGTACACAGAAATCCCTCGCCTGTGCGGGGGATTTTTTGCTTCAGTTGGACAAAACTCAGAAAGCCCATACACTGTGAGAACGTGCCTGTAGGCAGCCTACACCCTATAAAGGATCAGCATGCATCCCGCTATCGCAAAGCGTCTCCTGCTCAGCCTCAGTCTCATCTGCGTTTCAATGCTCCTCAGTTCCACCGCTTCAGCTGCTTTCGGTTATACCCAGTTCCCCTCAGGTTCGTTCACAGCGACCTATCTGCCGACCGAGGGCTACCTGTGGAACGATCTCGAAGCTACGGTCCCCGAAACGCCGTCATTGGCAGACCCGGCGCACACCTGTCTCGGCGACCTGGCCGTCAATACGCCAGGGACCTATACCGTGTGGTTTGGCTTCAGCGTCCCGGCAGGCAGCATCACGTTGAACACCGATGGCTCGAACTACAACACGATTATGACGCTCTACGCGTATACCCCGCAGGTCGAGAACCTGAGCATGATCGCCTGCCATGACGACAAAATGAGCGTGCTGATCGAAGCATCCGAGATCACGGCTGCCGTTTCTGCCGGCCGCTATATTGTCCAGATCTCCAGCGCCGACACCGGGACGCAGGCCA is a genomic window containing:
- the gyrA gene encoding DNA gyrase subunit A, producing the protein MVDETNNDANGGGTSGNSSPSGIGNVRLININEEVRGSFLDYAMSVIVSRALPDARDGLKPVHRRILYAMYDMNIRPGTAYKKSARIVGEVLGKYHPHGDSSVYEAMARMAQDFSLRYLLVDGQGNFGSLDGDSPAAMRYTEARMSRIGDELMSDIAMDTVDFGDNYDGTQQEPLVLPARIPNLLANGVTGIAVGMATSIPPHNLRELAAAITHLIDNYDRVEEVTVDDLMQFVKGPDFPSGGIVIANDELKEAYATGKGRVVMRAASDIEEGKDGTFRVVFKSFPYQISKIGIIEKIVQLVREGRLQGIRDLRDESDRDGQRLVVDLKKGAQPDLVKNQLFKYTPLQSTFSIQMLALANGEPRTLSLRRLLQIFIEHRYEVIVRRSEFELRKKQARAHILEGLLKALSNLDAIINVIRSANDAEEARQTLMSRFDLSQLQADAILEMQLRRLAALERMKVTDEFNEVMARITYLEELLASPTQIRALIREDINNVSDEYGDKRRTEIDFSDADFDEDELHREEEVVISLSVNGYIKRVPAREYRAQKRGGKGMSGMAFRSEEDVLVDAFACSSLDYLLFFTSNGRVYSKKAYKVPETGRANKGSLIHAILPLEADERVTAVVNIDTFDRPEGERAYFVMATRNGKIKRVELSELRSVRPSGIIAITLIDGDTLGWVKYTDGKQQIMLATEFGQSIRFNELTVRVTGRGSIGVNSIKLDENDSVVGMDVIKPEHTHVLVITRNGFGKRTSLDEYRAQGRYGSGIRTLKSTEKTGPVVAMRCITAEDEIVVLTKGGTVLRTSQSSIRDVGRNTQGVRVIRVADDDEVIGMAILTEAEDETEIVGEGENGAAENGNGLAHDADGVVIAEVVEPSSNGNGNGHDSDNGVS